One window from the genome of Cyclobacterium amurskyense encodes:
- a CDS encoding DUF6958 family protein produces MKDRLLTLHPEGKKGVNILVSKYNVIRAFILKTLEERNEISYKELNELAIATLKDSFDGSVPWYLVSVKLDLEARKIIERIPGTSPHFVRMCETKK; encoded by the coding sequence ATGAAAGACAGGCTATTGACTTTGCACCCAGAAGGCAAGAAAGGGGTTAATATTTTGGTTTCTAAATACAATGTAATTAGAGCATTTATACTTAAAACCCTTGAGGAAAGAAATGAGATTTCTTATAAGGAACTTAATGAATTAGCCATCGCTACATTGAAGGATAGTTTTGATGGTTCGGTTCCTTGGTACCTCGTTTCAGTAAAGCTGGATTTGGAGGCTAGAAAAATAATTGAGCGTATACCTGGAACAAGTCCTCATTTTGTGAGGATGTGTGAGACCAAAAAATGA
- the ggt gene encoding gamma-glutamyltransferase: protein MIKSSFSSRSQFFIFSISILLTISCLPQKHKLGLLGEKAMVVSAHPLASEVGKDILLLGGNAVDAAIAVHMALAVVYPQAGNLGGGGFMVIREKYGEVHSLDYREKAPLAASRDMYLDAQGNPQPEISQNGHLASGVPGSVDGMVKAHEKFGSLPWSALINPAIVLAEDGFNLTEVEANFLSSYSGNLKKYSTIDPVHYTGKVFKTGDKLVQKELANTLKLIRDHGREGFYAGEVADHLVAEMRRGGGLISHEDLEKYQSIWRKPLTGNYKDYRIITMGPPSGGGIILLQMLGILENHKISKNKFSDYLHLKTEMERRIYADRAEYMADADFYPVPVEQLVTDKYLKERFQNFNPDKATPSTEIKAGDLLQESEETTHFSIVDQEGNAVSSTTTLNGNMGSKVLVAGAGFILNNEMDDFSIKPGFPNMFGVLGGEANKVEPEKRMLSSMSPTILEKNGKLFMVVGTPGGSTIPTSVFQAIVNVIEFDMGMQESVNENRFHSQWKPDWISYEKGYSNEAIMKELRAKGHELKERNSIGKVDAILVREDGTLEAGADYRGMDSAAGF, encoded by the coding sequence ATGATTAAGTCATCATTCTCTTCTCGATCACAATTTTTTATCTTTAGTATTTCCATTCTGCTGACAATTTCCTGTTTACCCCAAAAGCATAAACTAGGTTTATTGGGTGAAAAAGCCATGGTGGTCAGTGCTCATCCTTTGGCTTCTGAGGTAGGTAAAGACATTCTCTTACTAGGGGGAAATGCTGTAGATGCGGCTATTGCCGTCCATATGGCACTGGCCGTGGTGTACCCACAAGCGGGAAATTTAGGTGGCGGTGGATTTATGGTAATCCGAGAAAAATATGGTGAGGTCCATTCACTTGATTACAGGGAAAAAGCACCTCTAGCAGCAAGCAGAGACATGTACCTAGATGCACAAGGTAACCCTCAACCTGAAATAAGCCAAAATGGTCACTTGGCTTCAGGAGTACCTGGATCTGTAGATGGAATGGTAAAAGCCCATGAGAAATTCGGATCACTTCCGTGGAGTGCATTGATAAACCCTGCCATTGTCTTGGCTGAGGATGGCTTTAATTTGACAGAGGTGGAAGCAAATTTTCTCTCTTCCTATTCCGGAAATTTAAAAAAATATTCTACCATAGACCCTGTACATTATACAGGTAAAGTATTCAAAACAGGTGATAAATTGGTTCAAAAAGAACTTGCCAATACGCTTAAATTGATTCGAGACCATGGTCGTGAAGGATTCTATGCTGGTGAGGTAGCTGACCATTTAGTCGCAGAAATGAGAAGGGGTGGGGGCTTAATAAGCCATGAGGACCTTGAGAAATACCAAAGCATATGGAGAAAACCGCTAACTGGAAATTATAAAGATTACCGCATAATTACCATGGGCCCTCCTAGTGGTGGAGGAATTATTCTGCTTCAGATGCTAGGCATACTTGAAAACCATAAAATCTCTAAAAACAAGTTCAGTGATTACCTTCATCTGAAAACAGAAATGGAGCGCAGAATTTATGCCGATCGGGCTGAATACATGGCCGATGCTGATTTTTATCCGGTCCCAGTTGAGCAGTTGGTAACTGATAAATATTTGAAGGAAAGGTTTCAAAATTTCAACCCAGATAAGGCCACACCTTCAACGGAAATCAAAGCAGGTGACCTTCTTCAAGAGAGCGAGGAAACCACCCATTTTTCAATTGTTGACCAGGAAGGCAATGCTGTATCAAGTACAACTACCCTAAACGGAAATATGGGATCGAAAGTCCTAGTAGCCGGAGCTGGCTTTATCTTAAACAATGAGATGGATGATTTTTCTATAAAACCTGGTTTTCCTAACATGTTTGGTGTTCTCGGAGGCGAAGCGAACAAAGTAGAGCCAGAAAAAAGGATGCTTAGCTCCATGAGCCCCACCATTTTGGAAAAAAACGGCAAATTATTCATGGTTGTCGGGACGCCTGGTGGCTCCACTATTCCTACCTCAGTTTTTCAGGCCATAGTAAATGTGATCGAATTTGACATGGGAATGCAGGAATCAGTCAATGAAAACCGCTTTCATAGCCAATGGAAACCGGATTGGATAAGCTATGAAAAAGGGTATTCAAACGAGGCCATTATGAAGGAGCTAAGGGCTAAAGGCCATGAGCTTAAAGAGCGAAATTCTATTGGAAAGGTTGATGCCATCCTGGTTCGAGAAGATGGGACCCTGGAAGCTGGGGCTGATTACAGAGGTATGGATTCGGCTGCAGGTTTTTAG